In one window of Shewanella goraebulensis DNA:
- a CDS encoding DUF6491 family protein, translating to MRLNNTLKTLITAGFILLIAGCSASEAAKQKAALYQFDELTEVTTIDNFRMDGWRTMDNRTVFVDSRPRETYLLVLNGVDSNLKFAQALLVSSRMGKVTVGFDSVATGENPKLRTQIKKIYRIESKEQEQQVRQKIESFSGKE from the coding sequence ATGCGATTAAATAACACCTTGAAAACATTGATTACAGCTGGTTTCATCTTATTAATTGCGGGTTGCAGTGCATCTGAAGCAGCCAAGCAAAAAGCAGCGCTTTATCAATTTGATGAGTTAACTGAAGTGACGACCATTGATAATTTCCGTATGGATGGTTGGCGCACTATGGATAATCGCACTGTGTTTGTGGATAGCCGTCCTCGCGAGACTTACCTGCTAGTGCTCAATGGTGTTGATAGTAATTTAAAGTTTGCTCAAGCATTGCTGGTGTCATCAAGAATGGGCAAAGTCACAGTGGGATTTGACTCGGTAGCGACAGGCGAAAACCCTAAGCTAAGAACCCAGATTAAGAAGATTTATCGTATTGAAAGTAAAGAACAAGAGCAGCAAGTTCGTCAGAAAATTGAGTCGTTTTCAGGCAAAGAGTAA
- a CDS encoding ShlB/FhaC/HecB family hemolysin secretion/activation protein gives MTVDNIVVVSNAIFDESDPDAFFIHHWANFLHINTTEPTILDKLTFAEGDAVTQKTFAESQRLLRAEPYLRDAKIYASQKAPDSDTNEQTVVVETWDNWSLLPTFSLSSSGGETKYSVGIKEDNLMGLGIKTRLKYQSNADRTGYKFGITAPLKIIQHATVSANIYDNSDGQATHLYFNKPFYSLDTKDQYFAEYLTDQRIDTLRQNGEDVNEFEHNVDYAALSFGWLLDKTDADLSRVTLGITQDKHQFGPSETFPDSPLPQDRDFIYPWIGFEYLQDDYKVFTNIHLINNNEDFNLGWRHYGRVGFETNDVAEGSELGYHLNLSTSRGYQQGDNLILFNFAGQASFNTTQKDFYNVSAQAEYFYKIHPKWAAYAKTRLAASKNNYLDKPFALGDETGVRGYPNDYQYGDNQWLVTGEVRYYPNINLYQLAELGWATFVDVGQAFGGPDDNNEVNSPIGSIGIGARVYSSKSSYGSVGHIDLAVPFTNGENVDDWEWRFQVKNRF, from the coding sequence ATGACCGTTGATAATATTGTGGTGGTCAGTAATGCTATTTTTGATGAAAGCGACCCTGATGCCTTTTTCATTCATCACTGGGCTAATTTCCTCCATATCAATACCACTGAACCCACCATTCTAGACAAGCTTACTTTTGCAGAAGGGGATGCTGTCACCCAAAAAACCTTTGCTGAATCACAACGACTTTTGCGCGCAGAACCCTACTTACGAGACGCTAAAATTTACGCGTCACAAAAAGCCCCTGACTCAGATACCAATGAACAAACAGTGGTGGTCGAAACCTGGGATAACTGGTCATTACTGCCGACGTTTAGTTTAAGTTCCAGTGGCGGCGAAACTAAATACTCAGTAGGGATTAAAGAAGATAATCTGATGGGTTTAGGAATAAAAACACGCCTAAAATACCAGTCTAATGCTGACAGAACGGGCTATAAATTTGGCATTACCGCGCCCCTTAAAATTATTCAACACGCCACGGTTTCGGCCAACATCTACGATAACAGTGACGGGCAAGCGACCCACCTTTATTTCAACAAACCGTTTTACTCACTGGACACTAAAGATCAGTATTTTGCAGAGTACTTAACTGATCAACGTATTGATACTTTGAGACAAAATGGTGAGGACGTTAATGAATTCGAACATAACGTTGATTATGCAGCCCTGTCTTTTGGTTGGTTATTAGATAAAACAGACGCTGATCTTTCAAGAGTAACACTCGGTATTACCCAGGATAAACATCAATTTGGACCAAGCGAAACCTTTCCTGACAGCCCGCTACCTCAAGATAGAGATTTTATCTATCCGTGGATCGGTTTTGAATACCTGCAAGACGACTACAAAGTTTTTACCAATATTCACCTGATCAACAATAATGAAGACTTCAATTTAGGTTGGCGTCATTACGGCAGAGTCGGCTTTGAAACCAATGATGTTGCTGAAGGCAGTGAGCTAGGTTATCACCTTAATTTGAGCACCAGTCGAGGCTATCAACAAGGTGACAACTTAATCTTGTTTAACTTTGCAGGCCAAGCCAGCTTTAATACTACCCAAAAGGATTTTTATAATGTTAGCGCTCAAGCTGAGTACTTTTATAAAATTCACCCCAAGTGGGCTGCATATGCCAAAACCCGTCTCGCGGCCTCTAAAAATAACTACCTCGATAAACCTTTTGCATTAGGTGATGAAACAGGTGTGCGCGGTTACCCAAATGATTATCAATATGGTGATAATCAATGGCTGGTGACAGGTGAAGTGCGCTATTACCCCAATATTAATTTATACCAGTTAGCAGAGCTGGGGTGGGCGACCTTTGTGGATGTGGGGCAAGCTTTTGGTGGGCCTGACGATAATAATGAAGTCAACTCTCCCATCGGCAGTATTGGCATTGGCGCGCGAGTTTACTCGTCAAAATCAAGCTATGGCAGTGTCGGTCATATTGATTTAGCCGTGCCTTTTACCAATGGAGAAAATGTCGATGACTGGGAATGGCGTTTTCAGGTAAAAAACCGCTTCTAG
- a CDS encoding threonine/serine exporter family protein, which produces MNDSSFIEKRRFIIRLGKALHKFGTPAYRLESHLQTVSSTLGIEGYFLISPTSMTFVLQHDTEQEYNHVARVKPGDLDLGSLARTFDLVEELSTGQRTLAESLERLEEIANKPNPYGHGLTLMSFGISAGAFAMLMDTSWNDVFWSGMLGLLVYGLVFWAEKSKRVAEMLEPLAAVVCAILTCGIAAGIDPSINIPVVILSGIIIFVPGLALTLGLAELAARDLISGTARIMDAIMLLFKLYFGAVLGMTLGKVMFGESVYIEPDALPRYASWAAVPLLSMALVIIFKARIKDSPWGICAGIVAYFSAMLGGLYLGESIGIFVGALAVGIYSNLYARWMKAPVSIALLQGIVILVPGSKTYIGLNAMISGETMLNQAHLGTQVFLIFMSLIAGLIFANVIVPPRRSL; this is translated from the coding sequence ATGAACGATTCCAGCTTCATTGAAAAACGCAGATTTATCATAAGATTAGGCAAAGCCCTGCATAAATTTGGAACCCCTGCATATCGACTAGAGTCGCACCTGCAAACGGTGTCATCTACTCTTGGAATCGAAGGGTATTTTTTGATTTCACCCACTTCGATGACCTTTGTGCTCCAGCACGATACTGAACAAGAATACAATCATGTTGCCCGCGTTAAACCTGGCGACTTAGATTTAGGCTCTCTTGCCCGCACCTTTGATTTGGTTGAAGAGCTCAGCACCGGCCAACGTACCCTAGCAGAATCCCTAGAACGATTAGAAGAAATAGCCAACAAGCCTAACCCTTATGGTCACGGTTTAACCTTAATGTCATTTGGCATCAGTGCTGGCGCTTTTGCCATGCTAATGGACACCAGCTGGAACGATGTTTTTTGGTCTGGCATGTTAGGTTTATTAGTTTACGGTCTAGTTTTTTGGGCTGAAAAATCTAAGCGAGTAGCAGAAATGCTCGAGCCGTTAGCTGCAGTGGTTTGCGCCATTTTAACCTGTGGCATTGCTGCAGGCATTGACCCCAGTATTAATATCCCGGTGGTGATTTTATCGGGCATCATTATCTTTGTGCCGGGTTTAGCACTAACCCTTGGCCTTGCTGAACTGGCTGCGCGAGATTTAATATCCGGCACTGCGCGCATCATGGATGCGATAATGCTGTTATTTAAGTTGTATTTTGGCGCAGTACTTGGGATGACACTGGGTAAAGTGATGTTTGGTGAGTCAGTATATATTGAGCCAGATGCTTTACCTCGTTACGCCTCTTGGGCTGCGGTGCCTCTGCTTTCAATGGCACTCGTTATCATCTTTAAAGCACGTATCAAAGATTCACCTTGGGGAATTTGCGCAGGCATTGTGGCGTATTTCTCCGCTATGCTTGGCGGCCTTTATTTAGGAGAGTCGATTGGTATTTTCGTCGGTGCATTGGCCGTAGGTATATATTCAAACCTCTATGCTCGGTGGATGAAAGCCCCTGTATCTATTGCCCTGCTACAAGGTATTGTTATCTTGGTACCGGGAAGTAAAACCTACATTGGATTAAATGCGATGATTTCGGGTGAAACGATGCTCAATCAAGCTCATTTAGGTACCCAAGTATTCTTGATTTTCATGTCACTGATTGCAGGACTGATTTTTGCCAACGTTATTGTGCCACCACGAAGAAGCCTATAA
- a CDS encoding MAPEG family protein, translating to MSLMISGFYASLTALLAIGLSIRVIKQRRINKVGIGTGGNSDLALAKRVHENLLENAPMALILFMLAEFNGLSPAILHCFGTIWIVARLLHAIGLTVGKGGIHFGRKWGVLLTWLVVIGLAVVNIGFFIGL from the coding sequence ATGTCATTGATGATTTCAGGATTTTACGCCAGCTTAACCGCGCTACTTGCGATAGGTTTATCTATTCGAGTCATAAAGCAGCGTCGAATCAATAAAGTTGGTATTGGGACTGGTGGAAATTCTGATTTAGCCCTCGCAAAACGAGTCCATGAGAATTTACTTGAAAATGCACCCATGGCGCTTATTTTATTTATGCTGGCTGAATTTAATGGCTTATCACCTGCAATATTGCATTGCTTTGGCACCATTTGGATAGTTGCTAGGTTATTGCACGCAATTGGGCTGACTGTGGGCAAGGGCGGAATACATTTTGGCCGTAAATGGGGTGTGTTACTGACTTGGTTAGTGGTCATCGGCTTAGCGGTTGTTAATATTGGCTTTTTTATTGGTTTATAA
- a CDS encoding YgiQ family radical SAM protein: MQVESTLFNYPRYWAECYGTAPFLPMSRKEMDQLGWDSCDIIIVSGDAYVDHPSFGMAVIGRMLEAQGFRVGIICQPDWSNKNDFMKLGRPNLFFGVTAGNMDSMINRYTADRRIRSDDAYTPNDEGGKRPDRAVTVYTQRCKEAFKEVPVVIGGIEASLRRIAHYDYWSDKVRRSVIFDAKADILIYGNAERPLVEVAHRIANGEKMTDLHDIRGTAVIRHEPLPGWKGMDSRKLDQLHKIDPIPNPYGADDVGCEKLSGPTDKKIFDNDAPKAISVQPARPKPWEKTYVLLPAYEKVAEDKFLYAHASRILHQEQNPGCARALFQAQGNRSVWVNPPAWPLNTDEMDAVFDLPYQRVPHPSYGKAVIPAYDMIKTSINIMRGCFGGCSFCSITEHEGRIIQSRSQESIIKEIKDIQEKVPGFTGVISDLGGPTANMYRLGCTSVKAETTCRRLSCVYPSICGHLGTDHKHTIDLYRAARDVPGIKKVLIASGVRYDLATEDPRYVKELAKHHVGGYLKIAPEHTEDGPLSKMMKPGMGSYHKFKELFDFYSKEAGKKQYLIPYFISAHPGTTDEDMLNLALWLKSEKFKLDQVQNFYPSPMANATTIYHTELNSLKNVKHTSEEVTVPKKGRQRRLHKALLRYHDPAGWPLIREALVAMGKEHLIGNGAQHIVPPESRNERQGYRNGKGGGKNDGSKKAFTRFSGNQFDDRKSSGKKPTTANKAKAAAEGNGAGNAGGKSKPAGNGKASNSNGSGKSKIGWSQKKKPFGAKTSGNSNNKQGKRPAKAK; this comes from the coding sequence ATGCAAGTTGAATCCACGTTATTTAATTACCCAAGATACTGGGCCGAATGCTATGGCACGGCACCGTTTCTTCCTATGTCTCGCAAGGAGATGGATCAACTTGGTTGGGATAGCTGCGATATTATTATCGTCAGTGGTGATGCTTACGTGGATCATCCAAGTTTTGGTATGGCAGTCATCGGTCGTATGCTTGAAGCGCAAGGGTTTCGAGTGGGGATCATTTGTCAGCCTGATTGGTCAAATAAAAATGACTTCATGAAGCTCGGTCGCCCGAATTTATTTTTTGGGGTGACAGCCGGCAACATGGATTCGATGATCAACCGCTACACCGCAGATCGCCGTATTCGTAGTGATGATGCTTACACACCAAATGATGAAGGTGGTAAACGCCCAGATCGCGCTGTGACGGTTTATACCCAGCGCTGTAAAGAAGCCTTTAAAGAAGTGCCAGTCGTCATTGGTGGTATTGAGGCAAGCTTACGTCGTATCGCTCATTATGATTATTGGTCTGATAAAGTGCGTCGCAGTGTTATTTTTGATGCCAAAGCCGATATCTTAATTTACGGTAATGCAGAGCGTCCGCTGGTGGAAGTGGCACATCGTATTGCTAACGGTGAGAAAATGACTGACTTGCACGATATTCGTGGTACAGCCGTCATTCGTCATGAGCCTTTGCCGGGTTGGAAAGGCATGGATTCTCGTAAGCTCGACCAACTTCATAAAATCGATCCTATCCCCAACCCTTATGGGGCTGATGATGTTGGCTGTGAAAAGTTGTCAGGGCCAACCGATAAAAAGATTTTTGATAATGATGCACCTAAAGCGATTAGTGTGCAGCCTGCTAGACCTAAGCCATGGGAAAAAACCTATGTGCTGCTCCCAGCTTATGAAAAAGTGGCTGAGGATAAATTCTTATATGCCCATGCTTCACGTATTTTGCATCAAGAGCAAAATCCGGGTTGTGCCCGTGCGTTATTTCAAGCTCAAGGCAACCGCTCGGTGTGGGTAAACCCGCCAGCATGGCCATTAAATACTGATGAAATGGATGCAGTATTCGATTTACCGTATCAGCGTGTGCCACATCCAAGCTACGGTAAAGCAGTCATTCCAGCTTACGACATGATTAAAACCTCGATTAATATCATGCGTGGATGTTTTGGTGGTTGTTCGTTCTGTTCTATTACCGAACATGAAGGGCGAATTATTCAGAGTCGTTCACAAGAATCAATCATCAAAGAAATTAAAGATATTCAAGAAAAAGTACCAGGCTTTACTGGGGTGATTTCAGATCTTGGCGGCCCAACAGCCAACATGTATCGTTTAGGCTGTACCAGTGTAAAAGCGGAAACCACGTGTCGTCGTTTATCTTGTGTTTATCCAAGTATCTGTGGCCATTTGGGGACAGACCATAAGCACACCATTGATTTATACCGTGCAGCACGTGACGTCCCTGGAATTAAAAAGGTACTGATTGCCTCTGGTGTACGTTATGACTTAGCCACTGAAGATCCACGCTATGTTAAAGAGCTGGCTAAGCATCATGTAGGCGGCTATTTAAAAATTGCCCCAGAGCATACCGAAGATGGCCCACTCAGTAAGATGATGAAGCCGGGTATGGGCAGTTATCATAAATTCAAAGAGTTATTTGATTTTTACTCGAAAGAAGCGGGTAAAAAGCAATACCTGATCCCGTACTTTATCTCGGCACATCCGGGCACGACTGATGAAGATATGTTGAATTTGGCATTGTGGCTAAAGTCAGAGAAATTCAAACTGGATCAAGTACAAAACTTCTATCCATCGCCAATGGCGAATGCCACTACGATTTACCACACTGAACTGAACTCGTTGAAAAATGTAAAACACACCAGTGAAGAAGTTACCGTACCTAAAAAAGGTCGTCAGCGCCGTTTACACAAAGCATTGCTGCGTTACCATGACCCAGCAGGTTGGCCGCTTATTCGTGAAGCGCTGGTTGCTATGGGCAAAGAACACTTAATTGGTAATGGTGCGCAGCACATCGTGCCGCCAGAGTCGCGCAACGAGCGTCAAGGTTATCGAAACGGTAAGGGGGGCGGTAAGAATGATGGCAGTAAAAAAGCTTTCACTCGTTTCTCGGGTAACCAGTTCGATGATAGAAAATCCTCGGGTAAGAAACCGACCACTGCCAATAAAGCTAAGGCAGCCGCTGAAGGTAATGGCGCTGGTAATGCTGGTGGAAAAAGTAAACCTGCAGGTAATGGCAAAGCGTCGAATAGCAATGGTTCTGGTAAATCTAAAATTGGTTGGTCGCAAAAGAAAAAGCCATTTGGAGCTAAAACTTCTGGTAATTCAAACAATAAGCAAGGTAAACGTCCTGCTAAGGCAAAATAA
- a CDS encoding polysaccharide lyase family 7 protein, with protein sequence MCDVFAVLFFALAVFSASLNAQEIEGNTLIPKSHTSLAEGVLLGDLSKLDPLKKPGENFDLLDWSLTLPTDLNEDKKADTVYEKSLSKGFNLKPFFYTADDGGLVFACPNVGAKTSKNTKYARTELREMLRRGNSRIKTRGLTKNNWVFSNAHGSAKAKSGGVEGSLEGTLAINRVSTTGDEKKVGRVIIGQIHATDDEPIRLYYRKLPGNSKGSIYFAHEINDGDDIWINMIGSRSHTLSDPDDGIALNEKFSYKISVEDEVLFVTIIREGKPNITKYFDMKDSGYSTSNQYMYFKAGVYNQNNGGADGDYVQATFYHIHNMHKGYKF encoded by the coding sequence ATGTGTGACGTTTTCGCTGTGCTATTTTTTGCTTTAGCTGTTTTTAGCGCATCACTCAATGCTCAGGAAATTGAGGGGAATACGCTTATTCCTAAGTCACACACTAGCCTTGCTGAAGGTGTTTTACTGGGGGATTTGTCAAAACTCGATCCGCTTAAAAAGCCAGGTGAAAACTTTGACTTACTCGATTGGTCATTAACGTTGCCAACCGATCTCAACGAAGATAAAAAAGCTGATACCGTCTATGAGAAATCATTAAGTAAAGGCTTTAACTTAAAGCCATTTTTTTATACAGCAGATGATGGTGGCTTGGTATTCGCTTGCCCAAACGTAGGTGCCAAGACCTCAAAAAATACAAAATATGCGAGAACCGAACTACGCGAAATGCTACGTAGAGGTAATAGTCGAATAAAAACGCGTGGCCTGACTAAAAATAACTGGGTTTTCAGCAATGCGCATGGTTCGGCGAAAGCTAAGTCTGGGGGAGTTGAAGGCAGTTTGGAAGGGACTTTGGCAATAAACCGAGTATCTACCACTGGTGATGAAAAAAAGGTCGGACGCGTGATCATCGGCCAAATTCATGCCACTGATGACGAACCCATCCGTTTATATTACCGAAAATTACCTGGCAACTCGAAAGGGTCTATTTATTTTGCCCATGAAATAAATGATGGTGATGATATTTGGATAAATATGATTGGCTCACGTTCACATACGTTATCAGATCCTGATGACGGCATCGCCTTAAACGAAAAGTTCTCTTATAAAATTTCCGTCGAAGATGAAGTGTTGTTCGTCACTATAATCAGGGAAGGTAAGCCTAATATTACTAAGTACTTTGATATGAAAGATAGTGGTTACAGTACTAGTAACCAGTATATGTATTTTAAAGCGGGTGTTTATAACCAAAACAATGGCGGCGCTGATGGTGATTATGTGCAAGCTACTTTCTATCATATTCATAACATGCATAAAGGGTATAAATTTTAG
- a CDS encoding TonB-dependent receptor — MSTKLSKKTKPIHKIGKFKLSPIAKWMKLAAFTSVTSSFAFSAIAQEAETENLDKVDNDIEVVVVTGTRKTIQDQISIKRESTTVVDGLSASDIGDLPALSIGEALETLTGASSHRENGGATEISIRGLGPFLSATNINGREATNGSGDRSVNFSQFPSELMQKVAIYKTQDASMIEGGVAGVITLETLKPLDFGKQRFQAEVKGNYNPDQANVDNSLQGDLGYRGTLSYVDQFEFDNGQAFGLSVGLQRQDISQPEAEYRSSSPTGSSLWACLNDPTDTNTGFFRSSAGDCEDEIVGSNNQGYNNDIDPDTGLAVDDGREYAWTGSSRSFRQNETSDERDALFFALQYQPSNKWDINFDAQISDRTQAEARHDLIFLQKRVTPGVTGQNLITNDVGGILHWEGEERIESAGEQFSREEKYRGYGLNVEHFFSDDLKISLDLGYSKTSREELQITNRGRTSSRPFLSWDLGEYIPHFTVTDFDVTDISNFTDSLRTRIDRENVRDNEIMGARLDIDYILDSDFFSSVQAGVRVSELTFVQFGGTNGNGSRTTYNLDESATSAIDVLEGCQIAFPETDFLSSVSDGDIITHVDSSGNVVESGTGASWATYNNECFSQAVAASQGGEFAYPEVTYENAGTIDVTEQTTSAYAMLNYDTEMFGKYIRGNFGVRVVDTDVTSIGFREGFDVVTDPATGIVELVPNGSIEKIVGGGDYTEVLPSFNLVVDYDDNILLRAGIYRGMSRADPSDLSYSRTFVTDDSDDPESVEDLLVGVNGSGNPDLQPLMSWNYDAAVEWYPSDDSMVALGVYYKQFNGGYQQQTQLENFIVDGVEVSLPITNSVTTDENSDLYGFEATFSYRWDLGIGVKLGYNYADTTYEFEDSNYGETYTTDLDGVTTQLTAGIVPPASVPGFSEHVFNGQVYYQIGGFDTALIYKYRSEYFQPYTSNGTRLRYVDEAGIWEARAAYKINQHLRIKVSAINLFSEPRSDDFYTQGNLGQVSDYGPRLFAGVSFKY, encoded by the coding sequence ATGTCGACGAAGTTAAGTAAAAAAACAAAACCCATCCATAAAATAGGGAAGTTCAAGCTTTCACCTATAGCAAAATGGATGAAGCTTGCTGCATTTACTTCTGTAACCAGTTCTTTTGCATTTTCGGCAATAGCACAAGAAGCCGAAACTGAAAATCTAGATAAAGTTGATAATGATATAGAAGTTGTTGTCGTTACTGGTACACGTAAAACAATTCAAGACCAAATTTCAATAAAGCGTGAATCTACCACGGTTGTTGACGGTTTATCTGCTTCAGATATTGGTGATTTACCTGCACTTTCAATTGGTGAGGCGCTAGAAACATTAACGGGTGCATCATCTCACCGTGAAAATGGTGGTGCTACTGAAATCAGTATTCGTGGTTTAGGTCCATTCTTAAGTGCCACTAACATCAATGGCCGTGAAGCGACCAATGGTAGTGGTGACCGTTCAGTTAACTTTTCTCAGTTCCCATCAGAGTTGATGCAGAAAGTCGCTATTTATAAAACACAAGACGCTTCCATGATTGAAGGTGGGGTTGCCGGTGTTATTACTCTGGAGACACTTAAGCCTTTAGATTTTGGTAAGCAACGTTTTCAGGCTGAAGTAAAAGGTAACTACAACCCAGACCAAGCAAACGTTGACAATTCACTTCAAGGTGATTTGGGCTACCGTGGAACACTAAGTTATGTTGATCAATTTGAGTTTGATAACGGTCAAGCATTTGGTTTGAGTGTAGGTTTGCAGCGTCAAGATATTAGTCAGCCAGAAGCTGAATATAGAAGCTCAAGCCCAACGGGTTCATCTTTGTGGGCATGTTTGAATGATCCAACCGATACCAATACCGGTTTTTTCCGTAGCTCAGCGGGCGATTGTGAAGATGAAATTGTTGGCTCAAATAACCAAGGTTATAATAATGATATTGATCCAGACACAGGTCTTGCAGTAGATGATGGTAGAGAATACGCATGGACTGGCTCAAGCCGAAGCTTCCGTCAAAATGAAACATCTGATGAAAGAGACGCTTTATTCTTTGCTTTACAATACCAACCCTCAAATAAATGGGATATCAATTTTGACGCGCAAATTTCAGATCGTACCCAAGCAGAAGCGCGTCATGATTTAATTTTCTTACAAAAGCGCGTTACACCGGGTGTAACGGGACAAAATCTGATCACAAACGATGTTGGCGGTATTCTACATTGGGAAGGTGAAGAACGCATCGAGTCTGCGGGCGAGCAATTTTCGCGTGAAGAAAAATATCGTGGATATGGCTTGAACGTTGAACATTTTTTCTCTGATGATCTAAAGATTAGTCTTGACCTTGGCTATTCAAAAACCAGCCGTGAAGAACTACAAATAACAAACCGAGGAAGAACGAGCTCTCGTCCTTTCTTATCTTGGGATTTAGGTGAATATATTCCTCATTTCACAGTGACTGATTTTGATGTGACTGATATTTCCAATTTTACTGATAGCCTTCGTACTCGTATCGACAGAGAAAATGTCCGCGATAACGAAATTATGGGTGCACGCCTTGATATTGATTATATTCTAGACAGTGATTTTTTTAGTAGCGTTCAAGCTGGCGTTCGCGTTTCTGAGCTAACATTTGTTCAATTTGGTGGCACGAACGGTAATGGCTCAAGAACTACATATAATTTAGATGAATCTGCAACATCGGCCATCGATGTACTTGAAGGTTGCCAAATAGCCTTCCCTGAGACTGATTTTTTATCCAGTGTTTCTGACGGTGATATTATCACCCATGTTGACAGTTCAGGTAATGTTGTAGAAAGCGGTACAGGCGCTTCGTGGGCAACTTACAATAACGAGTGTTTCTCTCAAGCAGTAGCAGCATCACAAGGCGGCGAATTCGCATACCCAGAGGTTACATACGAGAATGCGGGTACTATTGACGTAACAGAACAAACTACCTCTGCTTACGCCATGCTTAATTACGACACTGAAATGTTTGGTAAATATATTCGTGGTAACTTTGGTGTTCGTGTAGTGGATACTGACGTTACCTCTATTGGCTTTCGAGAAGGTTTCGACGTTGTCACTGATCCGGCGACAGGTATCGTCGAATTGGTACCAAACGGAAGTATTGAAAAGATTGTTGGTGGTGGTGATTACACTGAAGTACTACCAAGCTTTAACTTAGTCGTTGATTATGATGACAATATTCTCCTAAGGGCAGGTATTTACCGAGGTATGTCACGTGCAGATCCATCTGATCTAAGTTATAGCCGCACATTCGTAACCGATGACTCAGATGACCCTGAATCAGTTGAAGATTTGTTGGTTGGTGTTAATGGTTCAGGTAATCCTGATCTTCAACCATTAATGTCATGGAACTATGATGCAGCTGTTGAATGGTATCCAAGCGATGACTCTATGGTAGCGCTAGGTGTTTACTATAAGCAATTCAATGGCGGTTACCAACAGCAAACACAGTTAGAGAATTTTATCGTTGACGGTGTGGAAGTTTCTTTACCTATTACTAATTCAGTCACTACTGACGAAAACAGTGACCTTTATGGTTTCGAAGCGACATTCTCGTATCGTTGGGATTTAGGCATTGGTGTGAAGCTTGGTTATAACTACGCCGATACAACCTATGAGTTTGAAGACAGTAACTACGGTGAGACCTATACGACTGATTTAGACGGTGTAACCACTCAGCTTACCGCAGGTATTGTTCCACCTGCCTCAGTACCTGGATTTTCTGAGCATGTATTTAATGGACAGGTTTACTACCAAATAGGCGGTTTTGATACTGCTCTTATCTACAAGTATCGTAGTGAATACTTCCAACCATACACTTCTAACGGCACAAGACTGCGTTATGTTGATGAGGCAGGTATTTGGGAAGCTCGTGCTGCTTACAAAATCAATCAACACCTTCGCATTAAAGTTTCAGCAATTAACTTGTTCAGTGAGCCTCGCAGTGATGACTTCTATACCCAAGGTAACTTGGGCCAAGTAAGTGATTATGGTCCTCGCCTGTTCGCAGGTGTCAGCTTTAAGTACTAG